One Arachis hypogaea cultivar Tifrunner chromosome 18, arahy.Tifrunner.gnm2.J5K5, whole genome shotgun sequence genomic window, GGATTTTGAGGTTGAAAACCAGGCAGTCCTACACGGCCGATGCCTGGAATATAAACACTGCCATCAGACCTGAACATAAACTGAGGCTCTTTCTTGTCATTCTTGCTAGAATTATTTGGAATACTATTGCGCGCTGCGACTGCTTGCAAAGCAATGGAAAGAAGGATATTGGAGATGAGAACCAGTACAAGTAAAGAAGAAGCTTTGTAAGCCATTATGAGataggattttgattttgattttgattttgtttgtGTGTGTTGAAGCTCTGAAGGAGTGGCTGCATTTTATAGTTCAGAGTTTGGTGTAACTATGGCGGTGAGTTAAATGTTTCTTGTGGAATGCAA contains:
- the LOC112770942 gene encoding putative cell wall protein, translated to MAYKASSLLVLVLISNILLSIALQAVAARNSIPNNSSKNDKKEPQFMFRSDGSVYIPGIGRVGLPGFQPQNPFLGGSGGGSAPAGGSYVPGGDDTLVPNPGFEVPTPGSGGAVPTPIFP